The sequence below is a genomic window from Mycobacterium heidelbergense.
TGGCGGGGCTGATGGCCTGGAGCCAGGCGCCGACCCGGGCGCTGGGCCGGTTCGAAGCCGGGACGCCGCCCAAGACCTTCGACGAGATGTATGCCTGCGCCACAAACGAATTCGAACGCTCGGCCATCGACGACATGCTGTTCGGTTCGGTCACCGACGTGCTGGACCGCTACCTTCCGGACCGCGAAAAGCACGGCGCGTTGCGCGGCTCGATGACCGTGCTGGCCGTCAACACGCTCTATCGCGGGCCGGCCACGCCCGGCAGCGCGGCCGCGCTCGCCTTCGGGCTGGGCGTTCCCGACGGGGACACCATGCAGATGAAGAAGCTGCGCGGCGGCATCGGGGCGCTCACGGCGCATCTGTGCGAGCTGCTGGAAAGCCACGGCGGTGAGGTGCGGCTGCGGACCAAGGTCACCGAGATCCTGGTCGCCGACGGCCGGGTGACTGGCGTGCGCACCGAGGCGGGGGACACGCTGACCGCGCCGATCGTCGTCTCCGGGATCGCGCCCGACGCCACGCTCAACGAGCTAATCGACCCGGCCGCTTTGCCCGCGGATATCCGGGAACGTTATGCCCGCATCGACCACCGCGGCAGCTACCTGCAGATGCACTTCGCGCTGGACGAGGCCCCCAGCTTTGCCGCGCCCTACGAGGCGCTCAACGACCCGGCCATGCAGGCGTCGATCGGCCTGTTCTGCACGCCGGAGGAAGTCCAGCGGCAGTGGGAGGACTGCCGGCGCGGGATCGTTCCGGCCGACCCGACGGTGGTGTTGCAGATCCCGTCGCAGAACGACCCGGATCTGGCCCCCGAGGGCAAGCACGCCGCGTCGGCGTTCGCGCTGTGGTTCCCGATCGAGGGCGGGGCCGACTATGGCCAAACGAAGGTCGAGATGGGGCAGCGGGTGATCGACAAGATCACCCGGCTCGCACCGAATTTCGAGCGCAGCATCATCCGGCACACCACGTTCACGCCCAAGCACATGGGTGTGATGTTCGGGGCGCCCGGTGGCGACTACTGCCATGGGCTGTTGAACCCCGACCAGATCGGCCCGAACCGGCCGGGCCCGAAAGGGTTCGTCGGCCAGCCGATCCCGATCGGCGGGTTGTACCTGGGCAGCGCGGGCTGCCACGGCGGGCCGGGGATCACCTTTATTCCCGGCTACAACGCGGGCCACGCGGCACTGACCGATATGGGCCGCTAGCCATACCGCCGAACGTGAACTGAGGGCGAGTTTTTCGCGATTTTTCAACCCTGACGTCACGCTCGGCGAGGGGAAGGGGCAGGGTGCGCGAGGGGAAGGGGCAGGGCGGGCGAGGGGAAGCGACAGGCGAAAACTAGCCGCGCCGGCTCAGCAGCTCGTCCAGCACGGCAAGGAACTCCTCCGGGCGCGCCGGCGTGAAGGCGGGACGCAGCCGGTGTCCCGGCACGTCCAACGTGATCAGCGTCGCCTTGAACGGGCGTTGCACGTCCAGGGGAAGCCAGCGGTGGAAGTCGGAGCTGCCCCAGATGCGGAACCGCTGCATGAACAGGCCCAACGCCTCGGCTTTGTATCCGCGGATCGTGTCCAGGGCGATGACCTTCGATGTGCCGGAAGGAAAGTGGTAGCGGCGCAAGGTGATCGCCGCCTGATCCAGTTGAACCAGGCCGTCATCGTAGGACGGGCCGTAGGTCGCGTTCATTTCCGTGAGCTTCGCAGCTGGTGGCCCCGAGCGGTCAGGCAGTGGCCATCGTCCAATCGCCACTGCCACCCGTGCAGGTTACAGGTCAACGTGTTCCCCTCCACCACACCGAATCTCGACAGGTCGGCCTTGAGGTGGGGGCAACGACGCTGAATCTCCCAGCCGTCCAGCGTGATCGACGCCGAGTCGTCGTGGGTCTCGGCGAACCACCCGTCGGCGTAGGCGATCCGTTCGTCGGTCAGGCACTTGAAGAACGTGTACAGGTATTCGTTGTAACCGCCCACCCGCCAGGCCGTGAAGCGGGTGGACAAGAAGATGGTGTTGACCCAGTCCGGTTCGCGATCGCGCAGGACGGTGCGGACCAGCTCCGGCGCTATGGCGAAGCCGTAGCGGACCTTCTCGTCGGGAATCCGTTCGCGCACAGCACGTTTCGGGAAGTCTAAGATCACCTTCTCGGGACCGATGACGAGCTCGACGGGGGAGCCGATGCCGTCGCAGATCTCGTCGCTTTGCAGCATGATCGGCTCGAACAGCGCGCGGAGTTGTTCCAGCAGTGGCTCGCCGGCGGCCGGGGCCCAGCTGGCCCGCTCGGCGGCCAGGACGGGCGCCATCCGGTCGGCGTAGTCGGCGATGTAGGCCGCCTTGCCGGTGGTGAAGATGGCCTCGACGCCCCCGCAAGCGGGGGGTGCCCCCAGGTCGGCCGGCAGCGGATGGGTCAGCGAATTCAACGCCGCGCCAGTGAAGTCCGCAACCGATCCAGGGACCATCAGCAGGCCGCGATCGTGCCCGTGCGTGCGCATCTGATCCAGGAACACCATCTGGTCGGGAAAGATGTTGGCCGGGTCGCCGCGGTCGTCGTTGAGGTGGCGCAACTCGGGGTCCAAAAAGCACGGCGGCCCCGCCGACGGCACCACCCAGGTCGCCCCGACCTGGGCGATGTACTGACGGGCGCGGTCCATCTGCCGTTGCCGTTTCTGGATGCCGAACGACTCTTTGGCGCGGGCCGGCATGTCGTAGACCATCGGGTACCAGATCGCCCCGGAGTACTGCAGCAGATGCACATCCACGTGGCCGAACTCGGCCGCCAGCACGTCCAGGTCGACCGGCCGGGCGTCGTTCATGTTGAAAAGCGTTGTCGTGCCGTCGGAAACGACCAGTGCGGAATCGCCGATCGGGCCGTCGGCCGGGGCCCGAAGGGCGATGATCATGAAGTCGAGGTCGCCCTTGGGTCCGCTGACCCGGTGCTTGACCGAGTCGGTGGTCTCAAGGAAACGATGGAAGCCTATCTTCTGCAACGCATTTCGCAGGTCTGGCACCGGAAAGTCGGGCAGCAGCACCACCGCGTCCTTGTTGACGTGCTCGGCCAGGTTCCTCGCGTCGAAGTGGTCCTTGTGCAGGTGGGAGACGTACAGGTAGTCGCAGTCACCCAACTTGTCCCAGTCGAGCGCGCTGTTGTCCGGGAAGGGGAACCAGGACGCGAAGTAGGCGGGATTGACCCAGGGGTCGCACAGGATGTTGCCCGCGTGGGTCTGGATCAGAAATCCGGCGTGGCCTACGCTCGTGACCTGCACAAATGCCTTTCGCTGAGGACATGGGGCCCGTTGACGGCTAACGGCTTGTCAGCCCCCGAGCTTAGCGCGAGGCCGCATCTTCGGCCTCGGCAAGGACGCGGGCCGCCTCTTTTCGGCACTTGAGGCGGCTCACGGTCGAGGGCATTAGGCTGAATGGCTGTGGAACCGGCATACGGGACTGCCATTCAGCTCGCCCGCTTGATTTGGCGCATACAGGGTCTCAAGATCACGGTCGAGGGCGTCGAAAACCTACCGAAAACCGGTGGCGCCGTCATCGCCATCAACCACACCGGCTACCTGGACTTCACCTTCGCGGGTTTGCCCGCCTACCAGCAGGGCCTTGGTCGCAAGGTGCGGTTCATGGCCAAGCAGGAGGTGTTCGACCACAAGATCACCGGGCCGATCATGCGCAGCCTGCGGCATATCCCCGTCGATCGGCAAGACGGGGCCGCGTCATACGAAGCCGCCGTCAGGAACCTGAAGGACGGCGAGCTCGTCGGCGTCTACCCCGAAGCCACGATCAGCCGCAGCTTCGAGATCAAGGAGTTCAAGTCCGGGGCCGCCCGGATGGCCGTCGAGGCCGGGGTGCCGATCGTCCCGCTCATCGTCTGGGGCGCGCAGCGAATCTGGACCAAGGGCCACCGCAAGAAGCTGTTGCGGCCGAAGGTCCCGATCATCGTGCTCGTCGGCGAACCGATCGAACCGACGCTGGCCATCGAGGAATTGAAGGGGCTGTTGCACTCGCGGATGCAGCATTTGCTGGAGCGAGCCCAGGAACACTATGGACCGCATCCGGCCGGCGAGTTCTGGGTGCCGCGCCGGCTGGGCGGCGGTGCCCCGTCGTTAGCTGAAGCGGCTCGCATGGACGCCGAGGAGGCGGCCGCGCGGGCGGCCCGCCGCGCCCAGGCCACCGGGGCGGCGGAGCAGTAAACCGATGGCGGAGCCAACCTTTCGCGCTCTCGAGGTCCTGGCCCAGCTGGCGGTTGCGGCGACCGGCAGCCGCATCACTTATAACGGCGAGGAGAACATCCCCGACCGGGGCGGGGCCGTGATCGCGATCAACCACACCGGCTACGTCGACTTCCTGCCCGCCGCGTTGGCCGTGCATCGCCAACGCCGTCGGCTTAGGTTCATGATCAAGGCCGAGATGCAAAAGGTGAAAGTGGTCAACTTCCTGATCAGGCACACCCGCACGATTCCGGTGGACCGTGGCGCCGGGGCGGATGCCTACGCGGTGGCCGTGGCGCGGCTGCGCGAGGGAGAGCTGGTCGGGGTCTACCCTGAGGCCACAATCAGCCGCAGCTTCGAGCTCAAGGAATTCAAAACGGGGGCGGCCCGGATGGCGATCGACGCCAACGTCCCGATCGTGCCGCTCATCGTCTGGGGCGCGCAGCGGATCTGGACCAAGGACCATCCGCGACACATAGGCCGCCACAAAATGCCGATCACCGTGCAGGTGGGCGTGCCGTTAAAGGCCGACGAAGACATCGCCCGCACCAATGCCGCGCTGCGTGAATCGATGACCGCGCTGCTGCACCGGGCGCAGGAGCGGTATCCGCATCCGGCCGGCGCCTACTGGGTGCCGCGCCGGCTCGGCGGCGGCGCCCCGACGTTGACCGAGGCGGCCCAGATAGAGGCCGACGAGGCCGCGGCGCGGTCGGCGCGAAAGGCCGCTCACCGTACCCCGCATCGGTCGCGATAGGGGAGGGAGAAGGAATGGCAGAGCCGTTTTACCGGTTGGGGGAGTGGATCGTTCCGCCGGTCGTCGCGATGCAGGGAACCAAGTTCACGTTTCGCGGCCTGGAGAACATTCCCGCGCGGGGCGGGGCCATCCTTGCCCAGAACCACACCAGCTACCTCGACTGGCTCCCGCCGCTGTTCGCCGTGCGGGAGCGCGGCCGGCGCATGTACTTCATGATCAAGGCCGAAATGGCCGACGTGAAGGCCGTCAACTATGTGATCAAGCACGCCCGGCTGATTCCGGTGGACCGCAGGTCGGGACACGACGCTTTCGAGGTGGCGGTGGAGCGCCTGCGTGCGGGTGAACTCATCGGGATGCATCCCGAGGCCACGATCAGCCGCAGCTACGAGCTCAGGGAGTTCAGGACCGGGGCCGCGAGGATGGCGCTGGAGGCGCAGGTGCCGATAGTTCCGATGATCGTCTGGGGTGCCCACCGGATTTGGCCCAAGGATCGCCCAAAGAAGGTGTTCCGCAACAAGGTTCCGGTCACCGTGGCCGCCGGCCCGCCGCTTCCGCCGCAGGGCACGGCCGAGGAACTCAACGCCGTGCTGCGGCAAGCGATGAATGAGTTGCTGTACCGGGTGCAGGAGGACTATCCGCATCCCGAGGGCGAGCTCTGGGTGCCGCGACGGCTGGGTGGCGCCGCACCGACCCAGGAAGATTCTCGGGCAATCCGTTTGGCCGAATTGCAGGAGCGGCTGGAAAAGTACGGCAGCGACGGGGTGACGCGGCCCGGGCACAACCAATCCGGATTGCATTGACGACTGCACAGGGCGGATCGTCTCAAGGACCCCGAAGTGAATAAGCCGGCGCTCATCGCCTGTGACGTCGACGGCACGTTGTTCGACGAAAACGAAACCATCAGCCCGCGAACCCGCGACGCGGTGCGTGCCGCGGTGGCCGCCGGTGCGCATTTCGTCGTGGCAACCGGCCGCCCGCCGCGCTGGATACGTCCCGTCGTCGAGGCGCTGGGGTTCGCCCCAATTGCGGTGTGCGCCAACGGCGCCGTCGTCTACGACCCCGAGAACGATCGGGTGCTGTCCACCCGCACCCTGCCCGTCGACACCCTGGCCGAGCTGGCCGAACTCGCGACCCGCGTCATCCCGGGCGCGGGGCTGGCCGTCGAGCGGATCGGCGAGCGCGCTCATGACACCGCCACCCCCCAGTTCATCAGCTCGCCGGGCTACGAGCATGCATGGCTCAACCCGGACAACACCGAGGTCTCGATCGACGACCTGCTCAGCGCGCCGGCGATCAAGCTGCTGATCCGCAAGACCGGGGCCCGCAGCGCCGACATGGCCGCCGAGTTGGCCAAGCACGTCGGTATCGAGGGCGACATCACCTATTCCACCAACAACGGGCTGGTGGAGATCGTGCCGCTGGGCATCAGCAAGGCCAGCGGCGTCGAAGAGATCGCCAGGCCGCTGGGCATCGCCAGCGACGAGGTTGCGGCGTTCGGCGACATGCCCAACGACATCCCGATGTTGGCGTGGGCCGGTCATGGCGTGGCGATGGGAAATGCGCACCCCGACGTGCGGGCCGTCGCCGACGAGGTCACCACGCCCAACAGCGACGATGGTGTGGGACGGGTGCTGGAACGCTGGTGGTGTTAGCTCGGCCTGCGGGGTCGTTGGTGAGTGCCGCGGGTGTTGAGTGGGGGCGTTCGGCGGCGATGCAGCGGGCGCGGGTGATGGCCCGTAGCGGCACCATCGCGGTGCTGCTGGCCGTACCGGGAAGGTACTTCAGGCCGTGGGGTTTTCGGTGAGCGTGGGTAGATGACTTTAGGCAACTGCCAGCTGGCAATCTTCCTTGTTTCGAGGACCTGCTGGTAAACGGCATCATATCCGTTAGATGGCGAACTCTCCTCGCCCGTTCGATAGTTTAATTTGAAACTACCTATCGGTAGCTAAGGCGCCTCCCGCCCTTGGTAACCAAAATCTGATCGAGATAGGCGTCTGCCAGGTCATATATCGAAGAAGCAATGTTTGCTGTGGTAACTCGCAAACGAAGGGCGTGTCACCGGCGGATCGCGGTCGTTCGGCCTCGTTAGGCGCAAACCTGAAAAGGCGAGTCGGGCGACTGGCGGCGCCGCCTCACCTCGCTCGGGGCCGTCGCCGGGACCTCCTGCCTCATGGCTGAGGTAGCGCGTGCGTCTCGGTGATTGCCCATTCGGCGGCCGAGTCAAGAATATGCAGCGCGGGCCTGGTGAACGGGTGCTCATTCGGCTCAGCCGCACACCACTTGAGGTACGTACCGCGCGCCCCTGAGGTAGGAGTCGACGGTGTAGGGCACTTTGCGGTCGGCCTGCATCACTAACTGCCAACAGGGCATGAGGGCCACCACGTCGATGGTTTAGCGGCCGGCGGCAAGAATTTCCAAAATGAATAATAATTTCAGGTTTGTCTCGGGCGGATCTTTGCTGCAAATGCATATCACCGCAGTTAATTGCCCATCTTATTGCGCGATCTGCTCAACATAACTTCCCGGTACGTTCACTTTGTCGTTATTCAAAACACGAAGGAGATGATCGTGGACCTCGCAGCCCGCCCTCACGTCACCGCTGGCATCGCCATGGCCAGCGCGGCTGTCATCGCCGCAGGCCCCACGGCCCAGCACCTACCCGATTTTCATGTAGCCCAACACCTGCCCACGGTGAGCGTGTCGGACATCAATCTCACCGACGCCGCCAGCGGCATGATGGACCTCTTCGGCGGTGTGGAGAACGAGCTGGCCTCCCTCGCCAGCGGAGGAGCTGGCGGAGCAGCCGCGGCCGCAGTCCCCGGCCTCCTCGACGGTGTGGTCAACCCGTTCCAAACCTGGCTCAACATCATCCCCGAATCGATCGCAAACCTCCAAAAGTTAAACACCCTATGGAGCAAGGATCCTTTCCCGGTGTTGCAGCAGGTAGGTGCTAACTGGCTGGAGTACGGAACAGAGTATGTCAATGCTTGGCAAACTTCTGCGAATGCTGCCACAAGCTTCTACTTTGGCAACGCAAGCACCAGTTTTATTCCGCAGATGCTCAAGGGCGTTGCGGATCTCCAAGCGGGCAAGATCACAACAGCAGAACCGCTCATACTCGACGCACTTTTTAGTACCCCGCTCCGGAACATCGGGCAACCGCTCGAGAACATCCTTTTCATCCCGGCCCAGATGGCGACAAATTTTGGCAAATTCGTCAACAGCGCCGCAACGTACGTTCCTCTTGGCCTCGTCCTAACCGGCGTCCTCGGCCTTGTCCAAGGGGTGGGGAAGACGCTTGGCACCAGCATTCAAGCCGCTTATAACGCCTGGAACGCCGGAGAAACGTTGGGTGCGGTCACCAACCTGCTCGACATCCCCGGCCAGCTGACAAGCAGCCTCCTCAACGGCCCGACGGGTACTGCCGGGCTGGTCGGCGGCTTCTTGTCGACCGGCATCTATCAGATCATCCTTCAGGATTTGCAGATATCGATCGTCACGCCCGGCGCCCAGGACATCTTTCATGGCGGCAGCCTTGTGGCGGGGTTGCAGGGCCTGACGAATACGTTGACCAATGGATGGCCGAACCTGGCCGCCAGTCTGGGCACCCTTGGGCCCCAGTTGACGTCGATCCTGCAGGGCGTCCCGGCGGCTTTGGCCAATGTCCCGTCCTATCTGGCGGGCATGGCGGGATCGTTGGCAAGCCACCTGGGGACATTGCTCATGCAGCTCCTCAAGCTGCTCTGAATCCGCTGGGGGTCGCCGATGCGAGCGGGTGACCACTGACGGCGATGGCCCCCTTCCCAGGAAGGGGGCCATCGTTATGTACGCCCAGCATGGGCATTCGCTACGAGGTGTGAGTCTTCCCCACGAGGTCACCACTCCCAACACCGACGACGGTGTGGAGCGGACGCTGGAAACGCTGGTGTTTAGGCCTGCGACGCGAGCCCGCTACCCCGGGGGCGTGATGGCGTCGGCGAGCTGCTGAGGCAGGAAGTTGATCAGCAAGGGTGCGAGTCCCATGAACGGCGTGCCGAAGACCGTCACGGGGAAAGACTGCACCCCAAGCGAACTCAGGTCCAGCGTAGCCGTAATCGGGTGGGGCGGAACGAGAATCCCGTCGAAAGGCAGGTGCAGGATGATCTGGGCGGTAAAGCTCGGGAAAGGATATGGAAGATTCACCGGCACCGGCATCGTCATATCCACGAGGACATTGCTGTTGAGGAAGCCGTTCGCCATGACGGCTGGAGCGTCGGCGAGCGCCCCGAGCGCCGCCACGCCGTTGCCGGCCAACAGGGCCTGCTGAATCGCCGTCGCGCTGGTCGCGAGACCGTTGAGGGTCGCGATCGGCGCGCCCGCGGCGGCGTAGGTGAGCACCAGCGGCAACCCGAAGAAGGCGCTGAGCGATCCGGTCTGCGGGGCCAGCAACGGAACCATAACTGTCGCAACGATGTTCGGCAGCGTCAGCGTGTTGAGAACGTTGGTGAAATTCTGCGACACCTGCCTGAGGATGGACGGGGGCATCAGGTTGGTGAGGTACTGCGCCTCTTGCCCGGGGATATTCATGATGTTGAACAGATCACCCAGCGGGCCAAGCAATTTGGGGATCGTCGTGACCACTGCCGTGGTACCCACCAGACCACCCGTCACGTTGCTGGTGTCGAGCCCGGTGACCAAGAGATTCGCGAAGGCCTGCGCCACATCGTTGACCGCGCCGTTGTAATCGCCCGCCATGACCGCGTGAAAGGCCATCTGGAGCCCCGCGTGGAAAGCGGGCAGCCCGGCCACGAGGCTGGTGACCGCGTTGTTCAGCGACGAGGCGAATGCCTGGGCGAAGCCGATCTGTGTGGCGATGAACTGCTGCACGTAATACGCCGCGTTGAAGGCCAGAAGCTCCTGGACGCCGGCCCGGATGGCCGTGGGCAGGTTCGCCACGTTGGCGGGGAGGTTTTGGATGGCGCTCGCGAGCGCCGTGGCGACCTGCCGCCAATAGCCCTGCTGGTTGACGATGAACTGGCGCAGGAACGGCAACGGGTCGCCGGCCCAGGCGCCGTAGAGGGCTTGCAGGTTGGCGGCCGTGTTGGCAAAGAGCTGCTGGTACGCGCCGCCCGGGACGGCGGCGGCGGCGGCAACCCCGCTCAGGACCGTGTGGGCCGGCGCGTTCAGCAGGCCCTGCTCGGCGTTGGCGATTTCGGTGCTGACATACGCCGCCGCCCCGCCGTTCAACAGGGTCACGAACTCGTCGTGAAACGCCGCCGCCTGGGCGGTGACGGCGTGAAATTCCTGGCCGTACGCGCCGAACAGCCGGGAGATCGCGACGGACACCTCATCGGCGGCCGCGGCCGCGACGCCGGTCGTGGGACCCGCGGCCGCCGCGGTCGCCTCGCCGAGGGCCGACCCGATACCTGCCAGGTTCGCGGCGGCGGCCGTGACCAACTCCGGCGTTGTGACCACGAATGACACGGCCGTCTCCCCTCGACTCGATCGGTGCAAGCCCGTGATTGTCCGGCACGTCGAGCGTACTGTGGGCAAACCCGCATCAGGTCCGAAACGGGACGTTCAGCCCGCAAAACCGTCTAGGTGGCGGCCGGGTGAGACGGTAGCGAGAAGTGCTCGGGGGGCACCGTTGGGCCGCTCGGGGATTGCGTCGACAGCGGCGTCGTGATGCCGTCGACGACCTCGGTGACGTTTCCGGTGAGCCGTTCGTAGTTCAGCACTCCGTGCTGAAAGTTCTGCGTAATCTGCAGCGGCTCTTGTATTTCCGCGCTGGTCGGCAGCCCCAGTGGACCCCGCTCGTAGCTGAGCGAGGCCCAGGCGTCGTAAATCGCGCCGGTGATCGGCTGCGGGCCCGTCTCGGGCGACCAGTACATCGCGCCCTTGACGAAAGTGGCATAGCGGGCATCACCTTCCGCGCTGTCTTCCGGCGAGGTGGGTGAGCCCAGGACGCTGTTCACGCCGCCGATCGCCAGCCAGTGGTCGTAGATGGCGCCGCCCTGCAGCGCCTTGATCAACTCCTCGGGCGGATCGTTGAAATGCGAGGCGATGTCGCGGATTTCGTCCATCAGGGCGTAAGCCGCATTGCCCGGGCAGTCGGTGTTTCCGACGTCGCGGTGGGTGAAGATGGTGGGCAGGTTCGCGATGGCGCCGGCCGGAAAGGTGGTGTAGTGGCTGCCGGCGGACTCCAATGCCACCGTGCCCTTGGGGTCGACGCCATCCATGCCCAGCCGCCAGCCGAGCAGCCGGCCCACGGCTCGCAGCTGGAGCGGCGTCGGCGGCACGTCGTCGAAGTTGCCGATCATCGCCACACCCCAGGTGTTGCGGTTGAATCCGCCGGTATGAAAGGCCTCGACGGCCTTGGTGAGCCCCCCGGCGCTGCCCTCGAATACCTGGCCGTATTTGTCGACCAGCGCGTTGTAGGCGATGTCGCACCAACCCAGGGTTTTGCTGTGGTAGGTGTAGATCGCCTTGACGATCCCGGCCGATTCGAGCGGGGAGTAATCGTTGCTGCCCGCGGTGTGGTGGATGACCGCCGCGCGAATCCCGTTGTCGTACTGGGGAGTACCGCATCGCAGCGACTCGTCGGCGCCCCACTCCGCTCGGCTGATGATGCTGGGCGGCTGGCCGGGCATCATGACCCCGGCCGGCGGCGTCCAGTGCGTCCTGGCCGGCGCTTGCGGCGGGGAGATCAGGATCGCGGAGATGTTCTGCGCGTAGGGCTGTTCCTTGGATGCCGGCCGGTACCCCAAGTCGTTGTTCGCCCGGTCGCCCGGTGGGGCGGGAGGCTGTGTCACCGCCGCATCGATCGGGCGGGTAACCGCGATCTGAACGGTCCTGGTGGTGCCCACGAACACCGGATCCGTGCTGCGGGGCCCCTCGAGCGAGCCGGCCGCCCGGGCCGATCCCTCGGTGCCCGCCCGGCCGCTGTCGGGCGCGGCGGTTTCATACTCGGTCTGATACCACGGTCCCCACGACCCGTCGGTGCGCTTCGCGCGCACCCGGGTGGACGTGCCGGCGAGGTCGCCGGTGAGCGCCACCAACGAAAACGGTGTGTCCTGAGTGAGTTCGCGGACCGTGACGCCGCCGCCGAGCCCGATCAGAGGCTGCTCGGCGAGTTGGGTGGCGTCGCGGGTCGGCGGCGGGTCGGGCGCGCCGCGGTCGCGTGTCGCGTGGCCGACCCACGAGACGATGACGACGGTCGCCGCGATGGCGGTGAGCAACGTCGTGGGCGCACGCCTGCGGGACGACACCAGCCGATGTTACTTGTGTTTCTAATGTTATTTGTGTGACGACACGAAAGGTGCGCGCGGAAGTCCTCGAAGGCCTGTTTGACGGCACCGCAGAGATGAAGTTGCTGGGCGGGTTGCTGGTGTCCCGGGCCCGTGCCAGGCTCTGCGGTGCCGTCAGGTGACAGGTTTCTCTCGCTCTAGTGGTCTCGCTCGTAAGTTCGTCGCGGTCTGTTCGCTGAGGCGCCGAGACTGCGGTGGGAGCGACGCTGAGCGCTTAAACGCGATCTGAGCGCAGTCTCGATGCCACCCACGCAGACTCGGTGCCGGCGACCTCTGGCAACAACCCCGACGAACTAACGGGCAAGACCACTAGTGAGGCAGTGGCAGGGCACCGGCCGCGGCTGGCGCGGCACCTGCGGCGGCCGGCAGGGCACCGGCGACACCCGGCAGGGCAGCGGCGGCACCCGGCAGCGCGGCCGCGGCCGGTCCACCCGCGGCGTTCTGCTGAGCACTCTGCGCGATGGCGGGCATCACCAAGCCCTTGATCAGGTCGATCGCTTGGTTGGCGCCCAGCTGGTTGGCGGCCTGCATCAAGTCGTTGACGAGCCCGCCGGAGCCGCCACCGCTGCCCGAGCCGGCCGGCGAACCGCCCAGCGTCGACGGGTCACCGAGGATCGGGTAGGTGCCGTCGGCGCCCGGGTCCAATCCGGTCGGTGCGCTGATCGGCACTTCGCTGGGACCGCCCAGGCCGGGCGCGACTCCAGCCGGGCTGGTCAGCCCGGGGTTGAGTCCCGCGCCCGGAGTCGTCGGCATCGCGCCGGGCGCGCCGACCCCGGGTGTCGTAGGCGGCAGCCCCGGGTTGGAGAGGCTGGGGCTGGTGAGACCGGTCGTCAGGCCCGGGGTGAGGCCGGGGCTGGTCAAGCCTGGGCTGGCCAAGCTTGGGCTGGTCAAGCCCGGACTGGTCAAACCTGGGCTGGTCAAGCCCGGGCTGGTCAAACCCGGGCTGGTCAAACCCGAAGTGCCGGTACCAGTCCCGCTCAAAGCGGGCACTGGCGGCAGGTTGATCCCGAACTGCGACAGTCCCTGGGACAACGCGCCTATCAGCTCGCCGGGCAGGTCGCTCATGACCGCCGCCCGCTTGAACTCGTGATGCTCGGGCGGCTTGCTGCCGGTGGTCGATTCGTAAACAAGGAAGTATGCGCAAGGACTCGCCACTGCCAGGGCGGCGACCGCGCTCATGGCTGTCGAAAGCTTGCGTCGGCGTCGGTTCGGCACGGAAGTCTCCTCAGATCTGGACAACTAATTCGGAACTGCGGTTGTGTCGGCGTGCCCTGCCCGTCGTATCCGGCGTGAAGCACACAGAGTCGATGGTACGAGTGGGATTGCTGTGACTAGAGTGCTGATATTGAATCGTGAGGTAATTGCGACTGGGACCGTGACCGCGCGTCCGGGCCGCCTCAAAGGCTTTGTTACCTGGCCGAACGCCGGTTCCGCGGCGTCGCCAAATGGGTTAGGCCCGCGCGGTCGGATACCCTAGGCAACCGATGACCGCTCGTTTCGACCTCCTCGTCGTCGGCTCCGGATTCTTCGGCCTG
It includes:
- a CDS encoding Cof-type HAD-IIB family hydrolase, which translates into the protein MNKPALIACDVDGTLFDENETISPRTRDAVRAAVAAGAHFVVATGRPPRWIRPVVEALGFAPIAVCANGAVVYDPENDRVLSTRTLPVDTLAELAELATRVIPGAGLAVERIGERAHDTATPQFISSPGYEHAWLNPDNTEVSIDDLLSAPAIKLLIRKTGARSADMAAELAKHVGIEGDITYSTNNGLVEIVPLGISKASGVEEIARPLGIASDEVAAFGDMPNDIPMLAWAGHGVAMGNAHPDVRAVADEVTTPNSDDGVGRVLERWWC
- a CDS encoding PE family protein, which encodes MSFVVTTPELVTAAAANLAGIGSALGEATAAAAGPTTGVAAAAADEVSVAISRLFGAYGQEFHAVTAQAAAFHDEFVTLLNGGAAAYVSTEIANAEQGLLNAPAHTVLSGVAAAAAVPGGAYQQLFANTAANLQALYGAWAGDPLPFLRQFIVNQQGYWRQVATALASAIQNLPANVANLPTAIRAGVQELLAFNAAYYVQQFIATQIGFAQAFASSLNNAVTSLVAGLPAFHAGLQMAFHAVMAGDYNGAVNDVAQAFANLLVTGLDTSNVTGGLVGTTAVVTTIPKLLGPLGDLFNIMNIPGQEAQYLTNLMPPSILRQVSQNFTNVLNTLTLPNIVATVMVPLLAPQTGSLSAFFGLPLVLTYAAAGAPIATLNGLATSATAIQQALLAGNGVAALGALADAPAVMANGFLNSNVLVDMTMPVPVNLPYPFPSFTAQIILHLPFDGILVPPHPITATLDLSSLGVQSFPVTVFGTPFMGLAPLLINFLPQQLADAITPPG
- a CDS encoding LGFP repeat-containing protein, with translation MSSRRRAPTTLLTAIAATVVIVSWVGHATRDRGAPDPPPTRDATQLAEQPLIGLGGGVTVRELTQDTPFSLVALTGDLAGTSTRVRAKRTDGSWGPWYQTEYETAAPDSGRAGTEGSARAAGSLEGPRSTDPVFVGTTRTVQIAVTRPIDAAVTQPPAPPGDRANNDLGYRPASKEQPYAQNISAILISPPQAPARTHWTPPAGVMMPGQPPSIISRAEWGADESLRCGTPQYDNGIRAAVIHHTAGSNDYSPLESAGIVKAIYTYHSKTLGWCDIAYNALVDKYGQVFEGSAGGLTKAVEAFHTGGFNRNTWGVAMIGNFDDVPPTPLQLRAVGRLLGWRLGMDGVDPKGTVALESAGSHYTTFPAGAIANLPTIFTHRDVGNTDCPGNAAYALMDEIRDIASHFNDPPEELIKALQGGAIYDHWLAIGGVNSVLGSPTSPEDSAEGDARYATFVKGAMYWSPETGPQPITGAIYDAWASLSYERGPLGLPTSAEIQEPLQITQNFQHGVLNYERLTGNVTEVVDGITTPLSTQSPSGPTVPPEHFSLPSHPAAT
- a CDS encoding PirG encodes the protein MPNRRRRKLSTAMSAVAALAVASPCAYFLVYESTTGSKPPEHHEFKRAAVMSDLPGELIGALSQGLSQFGINLPPVPALSGTGTGTSGLTSPGLTSPGLTSPGLTSPGLTSPSLASPGLTSPGLTPGLTTGLTSPSLSNPGLPPTTPGVGAPGAMPTTPGAGLNPGLTSPAGVAPGLGGPSEVPISAPTGLDPGADGTYPILGDPSTLGGSPAGSGSGGGSGGLVNDLMQAANQLGANQAIDLIKGLVMPAIAQSAQQNAAGGPAAAALPGAAAALPGVAGALPAAAGAAPAAAGALPLPH